CCCGGAGTGGCATCGGTGGCCGCCGCCAACTTCCCTCCCACCCGCGGGCAGGGAATCGGGGTCAGCGTCCTGCGCCCGGGACAGTCCGAGGAGGAAGAGGGCCAGACGTTGTCTCAGAGGGTGGTGACCGAGGACTACTTCCGCACCCTGGGTATCGAGCTTCTGGCGGGACGCACCTTCCACTCCTCGGACGCTGCCGGCGCTTCCGCCGTGGCCGTGCTCAACCGCGAAGCAGCCCAGCGGCTTTTTCCCGGCGCCGAGTCGGCAGCCGAGTCACGCGCCCTTGGCGCCGAGATCCGCATGAAGGGATTCAGCGGACGCTACACGCCTTTGCAGGTGGTGGGCGTCGTGGGCAATACGCGTCCGCTGGGATTGGAGTCCTCGGCTCAGCCTGAGGTCTACCTGGCCTACCGCCAGAATCCCTGGAGCTACATGAACATCCTGGTGAGGCCTGCTTCAGGCGATCCCCAGGCCTTGGCTCCTTCGGTGCGTGCAGCCTTGTGGGAGATCGACGCCCAGCGCCCCTTTTTCGGCGTTTCTTCCTTGGCCGACAGCATCGACCTGATCTCGGTGGCGACTCCCCGCTTCCGGGCCTGGCTGTTGGGAAGCTTCTCGGCCGTGGCCACCCTTTTGGCCATTATCGGACTCTACGGCGTCATCTCCTACTGGGTGGGTTCGCGGCGCCGCGAACTGGGAACGCGCATGGCGCTGGGAGCCGCCAGGCGCGACATCCTGGGCATGGTGCTGCGCCAGGGCTTGGCCACAACCCTGTCGGGACTGGCAGCCGGCCTGCTGCTGGCCCTGGGGCTGGCGCGCCTGATCAGCAGCCTGCTCTTCCAGATCAGCCCTTTCGATCCGCTGACCTACCTGACCGTTCCCCTGCTGCTGGCCGCAGTGGCCCTGCTGGCCTGCTACCTCCCCGCCCGCCGCGCCGCCCGCGTCGATCCCGCCCACGCCCTACGCTCGGAGTAAGCGCAGCGCGTCAGTACCGGATAGGGGCGTGATATTCTGGGCGCCTCATGTTTCGTCCGCGCTATTTGTCGCTTTCCGACGGGCAGTGGAGCCAGCGGGTGGAGAAGGCCTTGCAGGAGTTGCGCGAGTGCCGGGCTTGTCCGCGCGACTGCCGGGTGGACCGGCTGGAGGACAAGTGGGCGGCCTGCAAGACCGGACGCCACGCGGTGGTCAGCAGCGCCTTCCCCCACTTCGGCGAAGAGGACGTGCTGCGGGGCCGGAGAGGCTCGGGGACGATCTTCTTTTCCCACTGCAACCTGCGCTGCGTCTTCTGCCAGAATTACGACATCAGCCAGGCCATCCCGCCCGCCCGCGCACCCAAGGGCCTGACGCCCCGCAAGCTGGCCGGACTCATGCTCGACCTGCAAGACCGGGGCTGCCACAACATCAACTTCGTGACGCCCGAGCACGTGGCTCCGCAAGTTGTGGAGGGGTTGGCCGAAGCCGTCCCCCGCGGACTGAAACTGCCCGTGGTCTACAACACCAGCGCTTACGACGCTCTTTCCAGCATCGAACTGATGGACGGGCTGGTCGATGTCTACATGCCCGACTTCAAGTTCTGGAGAGAGGAGTCGTCCAAGCGCTACATGAAGGCCGCCGACTATCCCTCTGCCGCACGCGCCGCCATCAAGGCCATGCATGAGCAGGTGGGTCCGCTGCGCATCGGCCAGGACGGACTGGCCCAGGGCGGAGTGCTGATCCGCCACCTCATCATGCCCGGAGGCCTGCAAGAAACCCGCCGCATCCTGGAGTGGATCGCCGACGAGTTGGGGCCCGGCAGCTACGTCAACGTGATGGCGCAGTACTATCCGGCGGGGGCCGTCGATCCCAAACGCCAACCCGAACTGACCCGCCGTCCCGACGCCACCGAAGTCCTCACCGCCAAGTCCTGGGCCCGCGAGTTGGGTTTGAGAGTCGACGCCAGGAATTGACAGCCAGCCGCCCCGCAGCACCGTTGCTGCCGCCAATGGTACTGGCCGGGCGGGAGGCGCATCGCTGCGGCGATGGGGCAGGAGGATGCGGTACGGCTCGCCGTTTGTCTTTGCCTGGACGGCTCAGAGAAGAGTCAGCACCGCGGTCGCTCGAAACTCCGGTGGGGATCGCCGCAAGGATGCGCCTCCCACCCGCCGACGATCCTTTCCACACACCAACCCCACCGCCAACTGGCGATCTTGCAGGAGGAGTGGGTGAAGAGCCGCCCGCCGTCCAGAGAGCAACCTGCCTCAAGGGTCGGAGGGGAAACAGGCCTGGTGGGAGGCGCATCCTTGCGGCGATCCTGTACACGCTCCAACCACGCCGGCAATGTTGAGGGAGTTGTCAGCGTGCCTCGAGCTTCTCCCAGCGCTCCCGCATCTCTTCGAAAAGCTCCAGCATGTTGCGCATGGCATGGGACATGTAATCGCTCTTCAGATGTACCCACCCCATCGCGCGGTAAATGCGCGGCCCTTCCAGCCGCTTGACGGCCAGCTTGCGCTTCTTGCCTGCCAAAGCGATGGCTGGATAGGGAACCAGGCTCAGCCCCAAGCCGATTTCCACCAGGGCCTTGGTGATTTCGACGTTCTGGATCTCCATGGTCTTGGGCGGCCAGATCTCCCGCTCGCGGAAGATCTCGTCGATGAGCTGACGGGTATTGGACCCCCGCTCGAAGTGAATGAAGGGATAGTCGGGCAAGGCTGCGAATGGAACCGGTCCATTGCGGCCGGCCAGCTCGTGATCCTGGGGCATGATCAGCAGCATCTCCTCCCGCACCGCCGTCCCCACCTCCAGGTCGGGGTCGTGAAAGGGCAAACTGAGCAGCGCCAGATCGACCTCATGCTCACGCATTTGCTTAAGGATCTCGTCGTTGGTCCCGGTGGAGATGCTGACGTCCACCCTGGGATAGCGCTGGTGGTACTTCTTGAGCAGCGTCGGATAAAGATAGGTGCAGACCGACATGCCTCCCCCCAGCCGGACCGTCCCCCGCCGCAACTCGCTCAGATCTGAAACTTCGGCCTTCAGCAACCCGATCTCGTTAAAGACCCGGTTGCAGTACTGCAGCACCAGTTTCCCGGCTTCGGTCAGATGCACCCTCTTGGGCATCCTCTCGAAAACCGGCTCCCCCAACTCCTCCTCCAACAGCTTGATCTGCCGGCTGACGGCGCTCTGCGATACGAACAGCTTCTCCCCGGCCTTGGTGAACGAACCGGTATCCACAATCGCCTTAAACATCTCCAACTGCCGCAGATCCACTTCGGCCTCCTAGTCAGCCCAGCTTTCGAGTCGCAGGCCGTCAATCCTGTCGAAGTGCCTGATGTTGTTGGATACCAGAGTGAGGTTGTGGGCGAGAGCTGTGGCGGCGATTGCCAAGTCGAAGTCCTCCAGGCGGGTCCCGTCTGATTCTAAGCTGTTCTTTAAGCTGCCAAAGGTCTCGGCCGATTCGCTTGCCAAGGGCAGGACCGGAAACGTCTTCTCGATTTGGCGGACCTTGGCCAAGTTGCTCAGAGTCCGTTCAGATTTGTAGGCACCGTAGTAAAGCTCCATCACAGAGATGACCGACACGGCCTGCGGATCGGAACGGTGTCGCTCCAAGCGGGCGCGAACTCGAGGATCGCCCTTGAGGGAGTAGATCAGAATGTCGGTGTCCAGCAGGTACACCTTAGAGGCCCTCCTGGAGCCTGGTCGACGATCTGCGGGCCCTTCG
This portion of the Acidobacteriota bacterium genome encodes:
- a CDS encoding type II toxin-antitoxin system VapC family toxin; this encodes MYLLDTDILIYSLKGDPRVRARLERHRSDPQAVSVISVMELYYGAYKSERTLSNLAKVRQIEKTFPVLPLASESAETFGSLKNSLESDGTRLEDFDLAIAATALAHNLTLVSNNIRHFDRIDGLRLESWAD
- a CDS encoding LysR family transcriptional regulator, with product MDLRQLEMFKAIVDTGSFTKAGEKLFVSQSAVSRQIKLLEEELGEPVFERMPKRVHLTEAGKLVLQYCNRVFNEIGLLKAEVSDLSELRRGTVRLGGGMSVCTYLYPTLLKKYHQRYPRVDVSISTGTNDEILKQMREHEVDLALLSLPFHDPDLEVGTAVREEMLLIMPQDHELAGRNGPVPFAALPDYPFIHFERGSNTRQLIDEIFREREIWPPKTMEIQNVEITKALVEIGLGLSLVPYPAIALAGKKRKLAVKRLEGPRIYRAMGWVHLKSDYMSHAMRNMLELFEEMRERWEKLEAR
- a CDS encoding radical SAM protein; translation: MFRPRYLSLSDGQWSQRVEKALQELRECRACPRDCRVDRLEDKWAACKTGRHAVVSSAFPHFGEEDVLRGRRGSGTIFFSHCNLRCVFCQNYDISQAIPPARAPKGLTPRKLAGLMLDLQDRGCHNINFVTPEHVAPQVVEGLAEAVPRGLKLPVVYNTSAYDALSSIELMDGLVDVYMPDFKFWREESSKRYMKAADYPSAARAAIKAMHEQVGPLRIGQDGLAQGGVLIRHLIMPGGLQETRRILEWIADELGPGSYVNVMAQYYPAGAVDPKRQPELTRRPDATEVLTAKSWARELGLRVDARN
- a CDS encoding FtsX-like permease family protein — protein: PGVASVAAANFPPTRGQGIGVSVLRPGQSEEEEGQTLSQRVVTEDYFRTLGIELLAGRTFHSSDAAGASAVAVLNREAAQRLFPGAESAAESRALGAEIRMKGFSGRYTPLQVVGVVGNTRPLGLESSAQPEVYLAYRQNPWSYMNILVRPASGDPQALAPSVRAALWEIDAQRPFFGVSSLADSIDLISVATPRFRAWLLGSFSAVATLLAIIGLYGVISYWVGSRRRELGTRMALGAARRDILGMVLRQGLATTLSGLAAGLLLALGLARLISSLLFQISPFDPLTYLTVPLLLAAVALLACYLPARRAARVDPAHALRSE